From the Lepidochelys kempii isolate rLepKem1 chromosome 2, rLepKem1.hap2, whole genome shotgun sequence genome, one window contains:
- the TMEM276 gene encoding transmembrane protein 276 yields MAGRPAEWSTALPSLGLCAVCLCSAVRTFQINRGAAAGFLLQALAALVGAVGFFWTPLGLTLAADSQSGTWVSTVIGLPLLAFGFHWLNGDHSTANILLGGALLLATGVEYLTEEGRAMVAQSVTVVASITILILSIFTMNFYGILGSLVLSTAGLLSGVKVERLLMLRKEAVLSCLLAAGNLAFQWALRTQHLDLD; encoded by the exons ATGGCTGGCCGGCCTGCTGAGTGGAGCACggctctgcccagcctggggctgtgcgCCGTGTGTCTGTGCTCAGCTGTCCGCACCTTCCAG ATAAATCGCGGGGCTGCGGCAGGGTTTCTCCTCCAGGCCCTGGCAGCACTTGTGGGAGCAGTTGGCTTCTTCTGGACACCTCTTGGCCTTACCTTGGCAGCAGATTCCCAGTCTGGTACATGGGTCTCCACCGTCATTGGCCTCCCTTTGCTGGCTTTTGGATTCCACTGGCTGAACGGCGACCACTCCACTGCCAACATCCTCCTGGgaggagccctgctgctggccacgGGCGTGGAGTACCTCACTGAagagggcagggccatggttGCCCAGTCTGTCACCGTGGTGGCCTCCATCACCATCCTCATCCTTTCCATTTTCACCATGAATTTCTATGGGATACTGGGCAGCCTGGTGTTGAGCACAGCTGGCCTCCTGTCTGGGGTGAAGGTGGAGAGATTGCTCATGCTGAGGAAGGAAGCCGTCCTCAGCTGTCTCCTGGCAGCAGGAAATTTGGCATTTCAATGGGCCTTACGGACACAGCACCTTGACCTGGATTGA
- the LOC140906273 gene encoding flap endonuclease 1-like isoform X3, protein MGIVRLADVIKEEAAEAVSSFPLQQYRDRIIALDASIAIYQFRTAMPKIFNRNGENISHLQGLFYRTLHLLENGIKPVFVFDGRPPDLKQPLLARRAEAARARRDAAESRLAENLQRPLKQDCETLLSYLGVPCVQAPAEAEATCAALVKSGKVWCTATEDMDALPFGSLRLIRHLSAKKSCSWTCASCWAVITVGRSGGWAPRRPSGCCSNTGPSSRFSRTSTRSESRVCRRLQRWHEAQPKPKEAQPKQQVPQEGRRQRKLGDFFPASKRARPPEVPSPRPSRKRQKLQAGTPGKAGSPEPGK, encoded by the exons ATGGGCATCGTCAGGTTGGCAGATGTGATTAAGGAGGAGGCTGCGGAGGCTGTGAGCTCGTTCCCTCTGCAACAGTATCGAG ACCGCATCATAGCCCTGGACGCATCCATTGCCATTTACCAGTTCCGCACGGCCATGCCGAAGATCTTCAACCGCAACGGGGAGAACATCAG TCACTTGCAGGGGCTGTTTTACCGGACGCTGCATCTCCTGGAAAATGGCATCAAACCGGTGTTTGTGTTTGACGGGCGGCCCCCTGACCTCAAACAGCCGCTG TTGGCCAGGCGGGCAGAGGCTGCCAGGGCGAGGAGAGACGCTGCAG AGTCCCGCCTGGCTGAAAACCTGCAGCGGCCCCTGAAGCAGGATTGTGAGACCCTGCTGAGCTACCTGGGTGTGCCATGTGTGCAG GCTCCGGCTGAGGCAGAAGCCACCTGCGCAGCTCTGGTGAAGTCTGGCAAGGTTTGGTGCACGGCCACGGAGGACATGGACGCGCTGCCTTTCGGGAGCCTCCGCCTGATCCGCCACCTGAGCGCCAAGAAAAGCTG ttcgtggacctGTGCATCTTGCTGGGCTGTGATTACTGTGGGAAGATCTGGCGGCTGGGCCCCAAGAAGGCCCTCAGGCTGCTGCAGCAACACGGGACCATCGAGCAGGTTCTCCAGAACATCGACTCGCAG TGAGTCGCGGGTGTGCCGGCGGCTGCAGCGGTGGCATGAggcccagcccaagcccaaggaGGCCCAGCCCAAGCAGCAAGTGCCCCAGGAGGGCAGGAGGCAGCGGAAGCTGGGCGATTTCTTCCCAGCCAGCAAACGGGCACGTCCGCCGGAG GTGCCCAGCCCCCGGCCCAGCAGGAAGAGACAGAAACTGCAGGCAGGGACACCCGGAAAAGCGGGCAGCCCGGAGCCGGGGAAGTGA
- the LOC140906273 gene encoding probable flap endonuclease 1 homolog isoform X1 encodes MGIVRLADVIKEEAAEAVSSFPLQQYRDRIIALDASIAIYQFRTAMPKIFNRNGENISHLQGLFYRTLHLLENGIKPVFVFDGRPPDLKQPLLARRAEAARARRDAAESRLAENLQRPLKQDCETLLSYLGVPCVQAPAEAEATCAALVKSGKVWCTATEDMDALPFGSLRLIRHLSAKKSCEVEEFSLPAILQKLGMTQEQFVDLCILLGCDYCGKIWRLGPKKALRLLQQHGTIEQVLQNIDSQKHPLPTNWDLEGARRLFLQPEVADPGQITLEWHDPDPEGLVQFLAREKHMNESRVCRRLQRWHEAQPKPKEAQPKQQVPQEGRRQRKLGDFFPASKRARPPEVPSPRPSRKRQKLQAGTPGKAGSPEPGK; translated from the exons ATGGGCATCGTCAGGTTGGCAGATGTGATTAAGGAGGAGGCTGCGGAGGCTGTGAGCTCGTTCCCTCTGCAACAGTATCGAG ACCGCATCATAGCCCTGGACGCATCCATTGCCATTTACCAGTTCCGCACGGCCATGCCGAAGATCTTCAACCGCAACGGGGAGAACATCAG TCACTTGCAGGGGCTGTTTTACCGGACGCTGCATCTCCTGGAAAATGGCATCAAACCGGTGTTTGTGTTTGACGGGCGGCCCCCTGACCTCAAACAGCCGCTG TTGGCCAGGCGGGCAGAGGCTGCCAGGGCGAGGAGAGACGCTGCAG AGTCCCGCCTGGCTGAAAACCTGCAGCGGCCCCTGAAGCAGGATTGTGAGACCCTGCTGAGCTACCTGGGTGTGCCATGTGTGCAG GCTCCGGCTGAGGCAGAAGCCACCTGCGCAGCTCTGGTGAAGTCTGGCAAGGTTTGGTGCACGGCCACGGAGGACATGGACGCGCTGCCTTTCGGGAGCCTCCGCCTGATCCGCCACCTGAGCGCCAAGAAAAGCTG TGAAGTGGAAGAGTTTTCCTTGCCTGCCATTCTGCAGAAGCTGGGGATGACTCAGGAGCAG ttcgtggacctGTGCATCTTGCTGGGCTGTGATTACTGTGGGAAGATCTGGCGGCTGGGCCCCAAGAAGGCCCTCAGGCTGCTGCAGCAACACGGGACCATCGAGCAGGTTCTCCAGAACATCGACTCGCAG aaGCACCCGCTGCCCACCAACTGGGACCTGGAGGGAGCTCGCAGGCTCTTCCTGCAGCCGGAGGTGGCTGACCCGGGCCAGATAACGCTGGAGTGGCATGACCCCGACCCGGAGGGGCTGGTGCAGTTCCTCGCCCGCGAGAAGCACATGAA TGAGTCGCGGGTGTGCCGGCGGCTGCAGCGGTGGCATGAggcccagcccaagcccaaggaGGCCCAGCCCAAGCAGCAAGTGCCCCAGGAGGGCAGGAGGCAGCGGAAGCTGGGCGATTTCTTCCCAGCCAGCAAACGGGCACGTCCGCCGGAG GTGCCCAGCCCCCGGCCCAGCAGGAAGAGACAGAAACTGCAGGCAGGGACACCCGGAAAAGCGGGCAGCCCGGAGCCGGGGAAGTGA
- the LOC140906273 gene encoding probable flap endonuclease 1 homolog isoform X2 has product MGIVRLADVIKEEAAEAVSSFPLQQYRDRIIALDASIAIYQFRTAMPKIFNRNGENISWPGGQRLPGRGETLQAPAEAEATCAALVKSGKVWCTATEDMDALPFGSLRLIRHLSAKKSCEVEEFSLPAILQKLGMTQEQFVDLCILLGCDYCGKIWRLGPKKALRLLQQHGTIEQVLQNIDSQKHPLPTNWDLEGARRLFLQPEVADPGQITLEWHDPDPEGLVQFLAREKHMNESRVCRRLQRWHEAQPKPKEAQPKQQVPQEGRRQRKLGDFFPASKRARPPEVPSPRPSRKRQKLQAGTPGKAGSPEPGK; this is encoded by the exons ATGGGCATCGTCAGGTTGGCAGATGTGATTAAGGAGGAGGCTGCGGAGGCTGTGAGCTCGTTCCCTCTGCAACAGTATCGAG ACCGCATCATAGCCCTGGACGCATCCATTGCCATTTACCAGTTCCGCACGGCCATGCCGAAGATCTTCAACCGCAACGGGGAGAACATCAG TTGGCCAGGCGGGCAGAGGCTGCCAGGGCGAGGAGAGACGCTGCAG GCTCCGGCTGAGGCAGAAGCCACCTGCGCAGCTCTGGTGAAGTCTGGCAAGGTTTGGTGCACGGCCACGGAGGACATGGACGCGCTGCCTTTCGGGAGCCTCCGCCTGATCCGCCACCTGAGCGCCAAGAAAAGCTG TGAAGTGGAAGAGTTTTCCTTGCCTGCCATTCTGCAGAAGCTGGGGATGACTCAGGAGCAG ttcgtggacctGTGCATCTTGCTGGGCTGTGATTACTGTGGGAAGATCTGGCGGCTGGGCCCCAAGAAGGCCCTCAGGCTGCTGCAGCAACACGGGACCATCGAGCAGGTTCTCCAGAACATCGACTCGCAG aaGCACCCGCTGCCCACCAACTGGGACCTGGAGGGAGCTCGCAGGCTCTTCCTGCAGCCGGAGGTGGCTGACCCGGGCCAGATAACGCTGGAGTGGCATGACCCCGACCCGGAGGGGCTGGTGCAGTTCCTCGCCCGCGAGAAGCACATGAA TGAGTCGCGGGTGTGCCGGCGGCTGCAGCGGTGGCATGAggcccagcccaagcccaaggaGGCCCAGCCCAAGCAGCAAGTGCCCCAGGAGGGCAGGAGGCAGCGGAAGCTGGGCGATTTCTTCCCAGCCAGCAAACGGGCACGTCCGCCGGAG GTGCCCAGCCCCCGGCCCAGCAGGAAGAGACAGAAACTGCAGGCAGGGACACCCGGAAAAGCGGGCAGCCCGGAGCCGGGGAAGTGA